The nucleotide sequence tttgtatccagatttttaaaaattaaatttttttgcagaatttttttaaaaaatctgacctttttttattttgaaaatttactttttttgtattttggaaattaaattccagaatttttgaaaatctttttaataggaaaaaatcttagtagttttttttttctaatttttgaaaaaaatctgagcttttttcgatttttccaaaaaatatgactattttttctgaattttttaaaaattatttttcgatttaaatttttgaaaaaaaaagctgaatatttttttgatattttttattttttaaaaaaaaatttcaaatatttttaaagtaaaaatctGATGTGGAAATTTTTACGCGtggccaattaaaaataataaaaaatgaaaaaaatgccAAATCAGCACCACGTAAgcgaatttgctgagttggatgggggaGAGGTGTTTtctggagaaaaaaaaagttttacaaggatgcaaatcaaaccgaaaattttacaggggcgaaaaccgaaaatggtCTATATTACAGGgttgaaaaacactattaatcctATTCTATAATGATCTCACCGTGTAACTATGTAAACTATTCATAAGCATGCTTCTGTTAAGGTTCATCTATGGTCCTTTAAATTGAGATCCATGTTAGAGACTCCCTGTATAtattaaatacataaaaaaaagtaacatactTAAGTCAACAAGAAAggagacattttttttaatggaacaAGAATGGAGACTTGACATTCTCAATTTGATTTACTGAAGTAAAAGATAATCCAGCAAAATTATATTGTGGAAGAATTTGACAATAGGAACAATAATGGGGGGAGTGAGGATGTAGTCCAAAAGTTGTGGGAGTTTTTCTCTATTCAGGTTTCTTTGACTTTGAACGAATTCCACTATTCTATCCAACCCTTTTATTGGAGTTTTTGCACAGAGAAGTATACGAGGTTCCGGAGACTTCTACTATTTACCAATCGGGCAACCTTGAACCTATACCATTCGAACTTCTTCATATTGTTATTGGCCACCTTGGTCAAGCCTCTTACTAACCTCTACAGATCGGCCGAGCATCTTGTCTTGTGCCCTCTCCTCTGTCTTATGACTTGTTAGCCGAGCTAGTTCCTTACTTTCCCCACCCAAGGCTGCTGACAGTTATGGTTCAAGATGGTTCAAGAACTGTTAATAAATTAACGGTTCGGTTCGTGAACCATTATATTTTTAGTTCGGTTCGGTTCGCACGGTTCGATTCGGTTCATGGTTCTTTTTGTCCACCCCTGGCTGCTGTCCTTTCCCGGAACAGGCTTTTCAGGTGAATTGATTGAGGAATATCCTTTGGTTGAAGACAATTTTCGATAGGGGAGAAAAATGACATGAAATATGACTATCAttgggtattttttttttatatatatagatattgctagtcaaaaaaacaatattaattaaatttaacttttgagATATTATTGCCAGtcgaaaaaattatttttttagatatttaaCGTGAGTGAGTTGGTTAAAAGAGAGCCACCAATTTAAATCCTATTTCATATGTTGAATTCCGAACATGAATTCAAGTcacaattaatataaatataaagtggAATCTTGTTCTTGATAGAATGATGGAGGTTAAAATAACGAATcttatccctcaaaaaaaaaaaaataacgaatcttataagatttattttattagattCATTATTCTAGCCTCCATTATCATCATATCTGTACTGCAATTAGTTTGAATTCTTTCTTTAATCTCTAAACTTAGAGGATGTAAATGCAtgaattattttgaaacaaaatgtcGCCATCTTATGCCTTGTATAAAGGGGAATTAAGGAAAAGTCAATTTATTAATAGACAAGTGCACCTTTCTTTTCCAATATGATGAAATTTATTAGTCAATGGAGTAAACATTGGTCAGGACATGGTCGTCGGTTAACCTTTTTATTCCACTAGAGAACCATCAAGTCACCGATTGCATAGGGTCTTCCTTTATAAATTGTACCACACGTAACGCAAAATATTGTGTCGTTGTAGGgatgatgatatttttttctttttcaatttgttATATGGCCTAAGAATCGACTAATTCAGATGATCAATCTCATTGTCTCCTAACATGGACCGACTAGATACAAAAATTGTTGAGACATGAATGATTTGAAACTGAGACAGAGAGAAGATAACACACATAGGTCTCAAGTCTacaccacaaaatcaatcaCATTGTTACCTCGATGATTAATGTTATGgttgttttaaaaaatctaatttatgGGGATATCTTGAAATACTTTCGAAGATAAAAGATTATAATTAAGGTGGATAtggaaaaagatataaataaaatgaatttttatacaCACTTAAAAGTGTATATATTTGATAATGTTTAATATTGAGGTGGTGACGATGGTTACGGCGGGTGTGTAGTAGGTATCATTTACCCTTTTAAAATTGACTTTAAACTCATGACGCCTGATTAAGTTGAAAGAGAGTCATAATCATCTTGTGGGCGTCATGTTGCGATTTCTCACATTATGTCTTAGTTTCTatagatatataaaaaattgcTAGACAAATTGTAGATctttttaataagttttttttttcttctataatcGGTAAAATCAATctataatttagggttaataccgattttggtccctgtaatattagcgaatttcgattttagttcttgtaaaaaaataatttagattttgtccctgaaatgagggaccaaaagtggatgGAATCATAAATTACAGGGACGTAATTTATGTAGATTCTGCTGACATGGttaaataagggaccaaaagtggaggaatatgaaattacaaggacaaaatctaaattttttattttacagggactaaaatcgaAATTTGCTAATATTACATAGACCAAAAACAGTATTAACCCCTATAATTAATGTTCTCTAAAATGGAAATTGATCTATAAACTCATGTATGAACTTCGAAGAAAACACGTTAGACAACACTTCTTATTGAATTTTTCAACCCTAAGTCCACTCACCACCACCATCCTCATTTATAAACCACCTCACGGTTTTACTTTTCTCCATCTTTCATTTCTCTTCACTCACTCTAACTAATTTCTCATATTCTATGTTTTTCTCTAATTACTTTTGGAGAAAAATCATACTTTCTTTCAATTAATGCATTCATCACACTATAAATAAATCTTCAAAGGAAAAGTACCATTTCTTCATCTAAGACAACCATTTTATCTCTAGAATCTAGTATGAATTTTGTTAACAAACAACATCACTTGATCATCTATCCTGTGTCACAAGCTCATCCACCTATCCAAAATCATCATGATTCTAGTACAAATTTTCCAATAGTAATCATTGTAGTAGGAATGATGGTAACATCTTTCTTGCTAATGGCATACTACACCTTTGTTATCAAATGCTGCTTCAATTGGAACAATATTGATCTTGATAGAGGAAgacgtttttctttttcaagacAACATGAAGAACAATCTACGTCATACTCGATGACATCGGATCATAGAGGATTAGAACAATCGGTGATTAATTCAATTCCGGTGATTCATTACAAACTAGAGAAAGATTATGGTGAATTAGGAATCTCTAGTGAATGTGCTTTTTGTTTGAGTGAGTTTCAAGAAGATGAGAAACTAAGAGTTATACCAAATTGCAACCATTTATTTCACATTGATTGTGTTGATATTTGGCTTCAAAACAATGCAAATTGTCCACTTTGTAGAAGGAAAGTTTCAATGACAAGAGAAATCCAAGTTGAGCATGTTGTAACTCCAAGACCTTCACCTTATTTTGAAAGGCAAAATGTTGAAAACATCATTGATGGTTGTGAagattttgtttcaattgatttggaTAATATTGAAAATGGTCATGAAGGTCAAAACTTGCATGAAAGAATAGAAGAAAGAGGTAAAGAATTAGAGGTACCAAGAGATTCACACAAGAAAGCACTTAAGCTTCAAAAAGTGTCTAGCATGGGGAATGAGTGTATTAAAGACAAAGATGATGGCTTCTTAGTTCAACCAATTAGAAGGTCTTTCTCAATGGACTTAGcaatatataaatctttatatCAACCTAATTTGCATGTTCACGAGGTTAGTTCCATTGAAGTTTGTGGTGATAGTAGTAATAGACCTAAGAGATCATTCTTTTCCTTTGGACATGGAAGTAGATCAAGAAGTGTTGTTTGACCAATTCATTTGGACCCTTGAAAGTTTCTTTAGCAAGTAAATTAGCATTTTGGTCTTTCAAATTGTAAGAGTTGGTTTGTTTAGTCCCTCATATTTGTGgaatatgaatttattcccTTAGATTGAATAATGCCACTAAATTCCCTTTGTGGAATATGAGCTGTATTTTCATGAATGtttattaaattgatattttgattgagggactaaattgatgttCTTCAATTTAAGAGATTAATTTGTTGtttcataaatatttaaggGTCTAAATTGTTCAACGTTTACAATTCCAAGTACAAAAATGCTgatttactcttttttattaTCCTACAAAAGTTTCACAAATATTTTGATGTTTGTGAAGTGAGTTatataaagtatatttatagAATGAATATGTTTTAGGATTGTACGATACAACAAAAAGAAACTGGATTTAATATTACGTACTTTATGACAACAATTTAATACTAAATTTATACATTtgcatttaagaaaaattcttatctttttttttgttcaaaaaaaaaaactatagaaaattttgtttaaaggtataattgaaataacaaaaaagtcaAGATAAAATCCCTCAAAATagaatattttctttatatatactgTAGATAAAAGAGAGCCACTAATTTTCATTGAGAATTTCATCCTATCAATTGTTGAATTCCGAACCTGAATTCAAGTACAGTAGATATAAGCATAGTTGAATCGTGTATTTGATAGGATAATGGAGGTTagaaacatattatattatttttcattgattcCAATCCATAAGGCATAGAATGCATATATAGGCTTGCACATACTCATTGTAAGATAACCATATCAACCACACGATAACAATACTGCAAAACAAACTAATAAAATATGCTTAAAACATCCCtctttaaaataaactataagatTCATTATTTTAGCATTCATTATTCTATtaagggggtgtttgtttcaagtttaagTATGACATTCTCGGGAATACATGGCTAGGGATTGATTATATCCATATTTGTTATGAGGTTGGGAAAAAAATATTCCTAAGTATAAAGGTTCTTCGgaattaattaactttttataaCTTCCCTTATTCCCATGAATTTATTTTCACGTAAGAAAGTGGAAATGTGCATTCccatgatattatatatatatatttttaaaaaaaaattgtaccttCAAATTTCCTAGGAATATCAATTTATTTGCAAAAcacttttttaacaaatatctAAGAATCATATTTTCATTCCCGAATAAGTTATTCCTAAGAATAATTTGTGTTTCTCCGAAACAAACGTCTCCTAAGATTGAATATAATCCTTTAATAAAATTAGAGGAAGTAcataaatgaattattttgaaacaaaatgtaGCCATCTTATGCCTTGTATAAAGGGGAATTATAGATAGACAACTGCACCTTTCTTTCCCAATATGATGAAATTTATTAGGCATCTCAAACTTTCAAACATTACATGAAATCTAGTCAATGGAGTAAACAATGGTCAGGACTTTAGCCCCAAATTATTTCAGCTGTCTCAATTTTAGCcccaaattatttatattatactatgatgaagcacggacactcctcggattaggcgtgtcctggTGTCGGACACacgtcgtgtccgacaccgacacttgtaattacactgaattttgtgattttttcatattatttgcTGTGTCGACGTGTCAGTATCCGTATCGTGTCCGATGTCcatgtccgtatccgtgcttcatatataatatatgctcAATGTTGGTGTCAAGAATTGTAAAGTACTAGGGTATGGTTAACCGAATTTGGAAGAATAATAAAATCGCTGCGTGGATTGCATGAATCCTTACCTTATCTATCCAACACACGATTTAGATGGGTGGTTTATATTAATCTCAATCTTTTTAAAAACTGCTTCTATCTATTTCAACCAATTATGTCTTATGCTTTGTGGgtgctttatatttttttataaatatatgtttccttcaaaataaaattaataaatttctctgcttcttttattaataaatttcttatatgcattcattcaaaaaaaaaaaaatagaatcttATATACTTCGTTCCTGAACTACAGCGTCTATACTCAACaccacaacacaacaacaaattaCAATTGATAAAGTGTGATGCTCCATATGAATCCAGTAACCaccacattaatttttttatatatatatactgtaCGTATATTGTGTGGGAATGCTGGAATATGGAACATAAATTATATACCACAAATTAATGCTTTGCTTGAATGAAATATTATGTATATCATCACAAGATATGTTTtaggtttaatagcagtttataaaaatttatcttcACAAGATGTGTTTCTTTGAGGCTCGATGAGGAAGTCTACTCTTCTTCACAAGATATGTTTTAGGTTTAATAACAGTTTTTGTCCTCTAATTTTCATGAAATTGTGATTTTAGCCTCCTAAAAAAGAACTACAAAACTGCACATAAGTTTTacaactgtagcagttttggtCCCAAGGctaatttttggtaaaaaaaaataacacgtggcacctcacttagagtgtcacgtcagcgtagaccaagtcaaaattgatATTGGGAGCCAAAACTGCCACAGATGCAAAACATAGGGGGcaattttagagttttttttagggggttaaaactgctattaagcctatgttttaacattaaaattaaaatgaaaaatagtaaTGAAAAAATCAAGCACTAGCTAGGAACATTGTTTTTCCACTACCCTTTTTGAATGTTGACTCCCTGGTGAGACGTTTGGATCTTATAGGTCCACATAGTGTTGACTTGAGTAATTTCACAGAATTTGGACCTGGGGTCTTTCTTTCCTGTGATCATTGTTTAAGCTGGTGTACAttcaatttttgaaaagaataCACGAGTCGAATACGAATATATGGGCAACAAAAATCtcctttctgttaaaaaaaacaaatctctAAAGTTTCAAAGAATAGAATAAAGtttcaagaaataaaataaaataatgagcttaattacatttttggtccttgcattttgaccaactcacgaaattggtcatacctcttttaaatcgaacaaaatcgtccctaaactatatgttttttgcagttttagtcctatctaCCTATTTCCAACTCTGGAAACGCAAATAAATGatagttttagtccaaccacctatgctcaaccatgaaataaacaaggaataaatcatgtgggtacaaggaatctactttgttcagcacacaaaccaagaaaaaccataatttctaagacatgtttcaggCATGTAAAATGTCTCggaaattaggttagtgtgttgaataaagtagattccttgtacccatatgttttattctttgtttatttcatggttgagtaTAGGTGGTTGAACTAAAATtgtcatttctgtgcgtttctggagttggaaatatggagataggactaaaactgcaaaaaacatatagtttaaggacgattttgttcaattaaaaaaaataggaccATTTTCGCGAGTTGATCAAAATGGTAGGACAAAAAgtataattaagcctaaaataaatcTCTTTGAAAAGTACTAATATTGCTCTCGAAcccaccaaaataaataaaattgaactaacACCTACTTATAGTAAAAATGTCAAGTGTTTTTAGACTGACCAACTTAGAAATTCAAccaaattaatcaaaatcaaattgaaagGTTTAGTTTGGTCGGTCTTTCACCGCCTCAAGACTTCGTATTTAAGGAAGTACGCCATCTCGTGTGCACTGTACAACACAAGAGCGCGTCTACGCGTGAGGATCACCCTACTTGTGTCCTGCTCCGTCTCTAATTACACGCCGCATAACCCGGACGATTATGGCCAACACACGTctatataagggtgaacttGCTTCATGTACACATCATTTTTCACAACACTTCTTACGCACTCTTTCTCAGTTTCATTACTTACTTGAACGTCGGAGTGCTAATGTGCATGCAGACACGTTTCGTTCCACCGCAAGACTCATCGCCGCCGTATCGGAAGTCGTTACGGTAACACCGGAGCATTCTCTACCGCTGTTGCCACTCAACTGTTCTCACCGGACAGctcaataattaaaaacaattatataaacGGTAATCCTAACCCGTGCTCCggagcactggttaaggaagctAAACGAGGAAATTTTAAGCCAAAAAAGAAAGTATTTAATTcattgattacacaattttgAATGCAGATATTACCCTTTTTGGGTAATTATTTAAGCATTTAATGCAAATATTACTTAATTTGACTTCCTAACCGGTGCCCCGGAATACCAGTTAGCATGATACATATTTAAATACAACCAATCAAAGGGATTCAACAACTCTTGAGTTTGTCATTAATCTCAAAAGAACATTCAATGTTAATTTAGTTATTGAAAgtttaaggctctgtttggatatATGGAACATAACGGAGCGGGATGGGATGAAACGGAATGGAATGGAGCGGAACAGAATGAAATGGAGTAGACAGtcaattccattgtttggatattatATGATGGAGCGGAATAAATTTACCTTTCCAATATTGTTTGGAAAATTAACGAAATGGAATAAGTTATAACTTCTTATTCCAACTTTACCCTTTTGTTAAGATGattacaaaatatataattataataaatttttgaaatctTACATTTTCTAAACTGTATTGGAGTATAATCtatatacttatattaaaattaatgtcccttgaatttaccattttgctcctataaggggcaatttggtaaattactaattggttgagttttttttttaaggttgcctatgaatttccatttttgcccctaaccaatttttttaattgttttctaatttttatatttttaataacttttaattattttccaatttttatatttttaactatttttcattttttctctcccaaattcagttgtttctacattgccgttgtgagagattaaggtatcgtttgacccgacttttttcaaacacaatatcaattaagtacttactaaaaaatgtactttttttaatgcataaaattgaatggaacgtgaaccttttcttttattttttaatattatttttggataatatgtaatcataattcacacatcattggttcctttttggttccaattgttttcatcctaaaacattatgtcaattcctaatctcataaactgattatatgatctctaaatcaacccatacatattttatgatgaatcacaatgttccgttgttttaacatcttttctttcgaagaattttttttatgccgtGATTATCTAAGATTATTATTTgaccttagataaacattaaatgtaaaagtgtggagggaaaaattaggttaaaattagagctgacattttgcataaattaaatctagggttaatatagtaaagtcacgcgaaaaaataggttaaatctaggattaatattgcgtcacggattaacatttagaagtaagagatgtcattttgcataaattaaatatagggttaatataatttgtttagtaaaattaaaaagaaaaattaggagcgatttgtttattttgatttccctaacaattaacgttaacattttgattaaattaaacagggttaattaaatagggttaatacagtaaaattaagcaaataagttaggttaaatctaaggcaaaattttgcgttcgggttaactttaagaaataaaataggttaagtatagcaagacgggttaacattaataagtaagagattatgtTAAGTACAGCGAGACGGAATAAcagttattcctttccaaacaaacatcatataattgggaacatcattttatttaactttagataaacattaaatgcaaaagtgtggagggaaaaattaggttaaaattagagatgacattttgcataaattaaatttagggttaatatagtaaagtcacacgaaaaaatagattaagtctagggttaatattgtgtcacggattaacatttagtaataagatatgacattttgcataaattaaatctagggttaatattgcgtcacgggttaacatttagaaataagagatgtcattatgcataaattaaatatagggttgatataatttgtttagtaaaattaaaaagaaaaattaggagcgatttgtttattttgattttcctaacaattaacgttaacattttgattaaattaaatatggttaattaaatagggttaatacagtaaaattaagcaaagaagttagattaaatctagggcaaaattttgcgttcggatTAACTTTAAGGAACAAGATATTACAatagttgttatgttgttttttatgtagtgttttaggctctgtgttgcaaaattttggtttacgcagatttgattttcacatttataaaagacaacaattttacgtaatttataagatttatCCTTTGAAgctaaatttataaaaaaaaatatacgttattcaacccgtgctttcgcacgggtttgtaactaatGGGATGAAATGAAAAAAGCTTACTAATTATAACATGGGTAGAACTATATGTATGCAGACACGatcaatttgaaaaaatttcatcaatagGGAACAACCACTTATCATCAATATTCAAGATCTAATGAGTTTCGTTTTTAATTTGCAAATTTTTCAATATCGaataacaatttttcatcaatgtTTAAGACCTAAATTAAAACATGGGTACTGTGTGCAGACAATTTTCTGACTCAGTCCAACCTAACAACTATAAACATCACGTCAATttggaattttttaaattgataacCTTTTCCAtattaataacaataattaaagcCAGACAGATTAACACCCGGATAATGAATAGTTGTGCAAGATGAGAGCAAGAAGGAACGAGGAACGCGAAATGGTAAAGAGAAAACACTTGGAAATGAGAAGCTAAGCTATCAATGAAATAGAAAAAGCAATGACA is from Medicago truncatula cultivar Jemalong A17 chromosome 1, MtrunA17r5.0-ANR, whole genome shotgun sequence and encodes:
- the LOC11434464 gene encoding RING-H2 finger protein ATL16 encodes the protein MNFVNKQHHLIIYPVSQAHPPIQNHHDSSTNFPIVIIVVGMMVTSFLLMAYYTFVIKCCFNWNNIDLDRGRRFSFSRQHEEQSTSYSMTSDHRGLEQSVINSIPVIHYKLEKDYGELGISSECAFCLSEFQEDEKLRVIPNCNHLFHIDCVDIWLQNNANCPLCRRKVSMTREIQVEHVVTPRPSPYFERQNVENIIDGCEDFVSIDLDNIENGHEGQNLHERIEERGKELEVPRDSHKKALKLQKVSSMGNECIKDKDDGFLVQPIRRSFSMDLAIYKSLYQPNLHVHEVSSIEVCGDSSNRPKRSFFSFGHGSRSRSVV